Within Colius striatus isolate bColStr4 chromosome 5, bColStr4.1.hap1, whole genome shotgun sequence, the genomic segment aaaagaaagacacTGTCACTTGTGTTTCCACAAACAAGTTCATCTACTTGATTAAGGAACACACAGGAAACCTTCTTTTGGTGGGGGGTAATACAGGGAGAAAAGAATGCACTGATACATTCACTTCTTGCTAGCAGCAAGTTACTGTGCTCTTGTAGTTACTTGTTAACAGCTATCAGCAGCTGTGATACATCTGTGTTGACAGAAAATATGGAATTATTGCTTTGTGAGTAAGCTTGAGGAACAGGACATCAATAAATCCTTTCAGGTAGACACAGCCCTGCggcagaaaatacaaacattcaTTTTGGAAAGCATTCAGGCACTCACTAAGCATGATACTTACTTGTCGACTGAGTGATACACGAAACCTTGTAGGATGACCATAGGCTTAAAACACAAAGGATTGTAGCTAGGAACCCGAAAGTCTGGATGAGAGAACAAACCACAAATACAGAACATTAGATGACACACATTCCATGAATGTATGGACACTCTTGTACACCCAAATACACACTTTATGGCATCAACAGACACtcaaaaaagttatttttaactcCATTCTGccaatatatgaaaaaaaagtttccataATAGCAGCTTATGTCTTGTCAAAACAATGATTGAAAGATATAGTCATATataaggagggagaaaaagctCAACAGAAGCATAGAGTCTCACCTTCTACATGTCTCACTAGGATTCTGCCACAAAGAAAAGTCTTTTCCTACCAGCTCTGATTACTGCTCTTTTACAAATCCATTCAAAACAAGTCTTGCTCTAGCATCTGGCCAATAAATAAGTCAGGTAAGTCTTCCAGTCCATTTGCATCATCAGGACTAAGTTTCTGAAAGTAATTCTTTACTCTGGAGGAGTTGTATTTCAGGGCCTGCTGCTGTGAAAATACTGTGGCCCAAACTCAGAGACCATGCTTCTCTGAAGCCCTTCAGTCAATAGAGGCAGAGAATATCTTCCTGTAAGTCAGCCCAGGACCCTGGTGCGTTTTAGCTCGGGAGAAATTATCTCAAACAGAGGTCTGGTTCAGGAGCAGGAAGCATCAAAAGCCAAAGACTGGCATGAAATCTTTTAGGTACCTTCTAGCTGCCACAACAGCCATTTTTCAAACCAGAATTGTCTTAATTCTTCTCCTAAATGCTTTAGTTCCTATGAGTTAAAGCAGGAGCCTTTGGTTTCCACTCTCTGACAGGACAAACACCCACTTTAGTGGGGAGTCTGGAGTCtcataacaaaatatttttgttggcATTGTCTATAAGAACATTCACAGAAATGAGCTAGAAGGTAGTTCATCCAACCAAGACACAAGCAAAGCAAGTCtataggaaaataaaatcacaagTAATAGATTTGCAGTGCCCTACTTAACATATATTGCAATTAAAGAAAGTGTCAAGACTAATAAACACAGTCTTACCGCTCCAGCCACAAGTCCAGTCACATTGTAACTCTTGGATGCTGCTACAATCGATGCAATGAGAAGCAGAATTGTACCaattaaataatgaagaaaCTCCTGTAAAGACAAGCACAGAAGGCAAATTTATCAGGAAAGCATTTTGATGTGTTTCAGAACAAAAACTAGTTGGCTGTGGTTACTCAAATCCAGAGAACAAAACAccagtcaaaagaaaaaaaaaatcatttaaagctaaaagaaaaaaagggggaaaaaaaagagtaaaaaccCCATCTTGTAAATGGATTTTGTACCATCCTTGACCCTGTTCAGGGAGAAGAGGGACAGTCTTCAGATCTACTAGTGTCACTGGCAGAAGATCTACTTACTGGACATGGATGCACTCCTTTCGAGTCAATGTGCTACATTACTGAGGGCAAAACATGTACTTTTATTGCATCAAGTATGTACCTTACTTAGACAGCtctggaggaaggaagaagcctTAAAGGAATATTTCTCTAACTCACATGAAATGGCAAGAAACGGCAGCAAATGGCGTAAGTAGAAAACCAAATGCTCCCATTCTGATGATCTTGGAAAGTAAACAGAGATCTACTGCTGAGTTTATCAACAACTTACATCAACCAAGACTGGAAGCAGCAAAGAAGCCACGAAAAGCACAACTTCTAACCAACACCCAGGCTCCTGACTCTGACGGTGGCTGCAGCTGTCCTGCAGCAAAACATGATGCGATGGGTTTTCCTGAGAGAACGCTGAGGCACTACATTTAAATTCTTCTCTAGTGTGACAAGTATGAGCCCAGGAGTCAAGCTGACCTTGTTATAAGCAGGGGCTATGTGTGCATTTAGATTCTGAATCCTCACAGAGCTTATGGCAATCAATATAGTTGTCTGCAAACTGAACATGGGTTGTTCCTTTTGCATACTGGGGTGGGCACAAGAGTATTTCCTTACTTTAGTTGAGTTCCACTGCCAGCATGAGCCAAGCAAATGCCATGTATAAGGGACAAGAGAAATTCCATCTCAAACCAAAGGAGAACGAATacagtctttaaagaaaagtgTTCAAGGAAATTCACAAGAAAAATAGCCTCTCGTACCACAGCACAGATTCCCTCTGCTCACACATTCATAAACAGCTGAGGAGGGTCTTTGCCATAAACTAGGTTCTGAGACTGCAACATAGTCTCCTCATTTCTAACCTTGTTTCGGGTAATCAAGATCTCAACCCTTGCTTTTTCTAGGACAAATTATTTCTGTAAGGAGGCTTCTCTGGCCACTCCACAATCCAGCAGGCCAATTAGGTGTGCCATTGCCTGCTTAGAGACACCACGTAAAGCAGTGTACACACACCACTACTTTAGAGGAATCCAAGGGAAGGGCAAAGCGGCAAAATAATCATCAAAGGCTAAATTAGGTGGAGAATCAATccttggcagggctgggagagtgTCCCTCTGGAGAAATAGTGCCTAGCTTTAAAAAATGTCCATGCTGAACAACCTCTTGAAACACTGCAACTTCATTGAGTGGCAATCACATCCCAGATTGCAATGCAGAGATCCTGCCAGGAAGCTCAGCCAAACACCAGCTGCAGTTTCCCAAAGTCTCTTACAGGTCTTCCTATTCTCTTCTAAAGATACTTAAATATGTGACTGAAAAGGAGGTTGGTTGTAGAGGCACAGCAATGTTCAAGCATCATGTCCCACAAAGCTATCTGAAGCTCAGAAGCCACATACTGCAGTGCCTTAAACTCACAAGTGACTCTGGAACATTTAGGAATGATTAAGCACACAACAAAAGCAGCTATGCAGAGGTCAAAATGGCATTGCACAcatgaaatgctgcttttgcagCTTATTCCAATCCCTTATTTCAATCTCTGCATCTGTACTACTTTCAGACAAACAAGTATGTCCTAGAGAGAGATAGTGGTGGTacacatttgaaaaaacaaaaaagagcacAAGTCTAACCATTTTTCAGGTAAAATTAAACTTTTCCTCTCTGGATAGAGGGATAAACTGTTACCTTAGATCTGCAAGCTACTTACACAGCTTCAACTAAATGCCATCCAATCACTTCTTGAATTTCAAAATCCCTCCCTATCTCTCCAGTTGGCTTTCCCCATCCCCTTGGTTCTTTCTCTGTGGAACTAACATGTTGCTATGCAGAAGGGAGCTGTGTTCTAAGAGGTTATTCAAATCTGTCATCCCACACCAGGACACAGGTCTCCTGTTAGCTGACCTGACCCAAAGTTACTGAGGAAGTTCAGGTCTCgcattttctgtgctgcttgttAGTTCTCTGCTAGGATATGAGAGATGGATTTGCAGGGGAAATGTGGGAATGAGGCAGGAACATCCTGCAGGATATTCCAGCAATAGCCAGGCAACTGCAATCAGGCTGAGGCTCCTACTTCTTGCTATTGTTTAAGTTACGTAAAACCATACCAAAAAGAGACGCATTTGACTTAAATAGCACTCATTGACTTTATTTTGGGACAGGATGTAGCACACGAATTCTAATGCTATGATTTGGTACTCTGTCAATCCCTTAGCTGCTATAAATGACCTGAGCCCAGACCCATCTGCTGAAAGCTTGATAATCATTAGCTTCTTTTTAGTTGTCTCAGAATAACACTATTGCCTTCCTTGGAGAAAATCTGGATTTATATCTGTGTAAAGGAGGGCAGGATCAGATACAGATCAGCTAGAAAACTTACAGTTACAGCATCTGCTAATGGAATACTAATAACAGAATAAACAAAAGGATTTGTATACAAGGCAAAAAAGAACTACATGAAAGACAGCCTATCACTATGGGACAGCACGAGAAAATGAACTAAGTCATTGAGACACCAACCTACAAGAGAGGCACTTCACCCAGACAACGTAACAGGCTTACCGCAAGCGGCCAGCTAACGCAATTCAGCTTCCTGTAGATTCTGAAGATGTGGATGATGTAGAAGAACAGAATCATAACCAAGTCGCACATGGTGACAATCTGAAAGTAGCTGTATGCACTGTAATCTGTCCATGGGGAATGATTTACACTGATGAAGCCAACCAGCAGTGAGATCTGAAAGGCAGGAGGCACATTAAAGATTTTTACAATGATATTTAGAGGGAGATGattttaaacacacacaaaaaaggcacttagaaacagaagacaaatatCTAATATAAATTGGATTGTCCCAACAAAATGGATGGTGAAGTAATGAGCATGgtaataatgttttaaaatatgctgTTAAATGAGTTAAAACAAGCACTAAGAGTGGGGAAAGAGCCAACTGCTCGAAGGAAAGCAGCAGTTTCAGACTGAAGAATCCACCCTGAAGAATTCTCTCTGTACAAGACATCCCAAATACAGAAGAGGCATCAAATGCCTGGAGTTGCACCAGTGACTGCAGCACCTAAAAGTCACAGACTTTCAGAAGGAAATCACTGAAAGCTGTGAAAATGAAGGTGCCCATGAACACATACACCTTTACTTCCCTTCAGTGAGACTTCTCACATGTAAAATCAGAGGACCTGGCTGCAACAGAGCTAACagtttcaccttttcttttctaCCACATACAGAGCAGGAATATTAGCAGACTACAAGGTGATATCACAAGAAATAATATGAACATTTTGAGGAATTGATTAATTCACCCCACCTCAACACACTAGTTCTAAAGTTTTAATATGTTAACATCACATAAAActataaagtatttttttctgtatgtgtgtgtgtatatatatatatatatatatatatatatgtagataTATAAAACTTCTTTCAGTTGTAGACTTGTAAAGGACAAAAgctattttgtttccttttaatctAAAGCTCCTTAC encodes:
- the CMTM7 gene encoding CKLF-like MARVEL transmembrane domain-containing protein 7 isoform X2 codes for the protein MCDLVMILFFYIIHIFRIYRKLNCVSWPLAEFLHYLIGTILLLIASIVAASKSYNVTGLVAGATFGFLATILCVLSLWSSYKVSCITQSTNASV
- the CMTM7 gene encoding CKLF-like MARVEL transmembrane domain-containing protein 7 isoform X1, coding for MSHGARVIRTGVSSGGPAAPPPATAASSSAGSDGELMDGAYFRSCAGMLKVAQMISLLVGFISVNHSPWTDYSAYSYFQIVTMCDLVMILFFYIIHIFRIYRKLNCVSWPLAEFLHYLIGTILLLIASIVAASKSYNVTGLVAGATFGFLATILCVLSLWSSYKVSCITQSTNASV